In the genome of Streptomyces sp. V2I9, one region contains:
- the hrpA gene encoding ATP-dependent RNA helicase HrpA has translation MSTSFADLQSQFGQLSLRDANRLGRRLEGARRIRKPEARQSVLDEIAAEAGRAAERLAARAARLPALSYPDELPVSQKKDEILEAIRDHQVVIVAGETGSGKTTQLPKICMELGRGVRGMIGHTQPRRIAARTVAERVADELRTPLGETVGWKVRFTDQVNPESTYLKVMTDGILLAEIQTDRELLAYDTIIIDEAHERSLNIDFLLGYLARLLPRRPDLKVVITSATIDPERFARHFGDAPIVEVSGRTYPVEVRYRPLLEEDSEDADRDQITAICDAVDELGHEAPGDILVFLSGEREIRDTADALNKRNLRHTEVLPLYARLSHAEQHRVFQRHTGRRIVLATNVAETSLTVPGIKYVIDPGTARISRYSHRTKVQRLPIERISRASANQRKGRCGRTSDGICIRLYSEDDFLTRPEFTDAEILRTNLASVILQMTAAGLGDIEKFPFIDPPDHRNIRDGVQLLQELGALDPGEKDPKKRLTPLGRKLSQLPVDPRLARMVIEADRNGCAREVMVIAAALSIQDPRERPAEKQTQADQQHARFKDETSDFLAYLNLWAYVREQQKERGSSSFRRMCKQEYLNFLRIREWQDIYAQLRTVAKQMGITVEEPKADAPVPEQAVHTSLLAGLLSHIGLKDTEKNEYLGARSAKFAIFPGSALFKKQPRFVMSAELVETSRLWARVNAKVEPEWIEPLAQHLVKRTYSEPHWEKDRAAVMAYERVTLYGVPIVAQRKVNFGRIDQEASRDLFIRNALVEGDWRTHHQFFHDNRKLLGEVEELEHRARRRDILVDDETLFDFYDQRIPEHIVSGAHFDSWWKTRKREEPDALDFERSMLINEKAGAVTKDDYPDSWRQGKLKFKVTYQFEPGTDADGVTVHVPLQVLNQVTSEGFDWQIPGLREEVVTELIRSLPKPIRRHYVPAPNYADKFLDRAVPLQEPLPVTLARELQRMVGVPVTADDFDLSRVPDHLKITFRIVDERRRRVAEGKDLEALKLTLRPKARQALSQAAAATAGPSGESIERSGLTDWTIGTLDKVFETRRAGQPVKAYPALVDQGATVAVRLFDTEAEQQQAMWRGTRRLIMLNIPVNPAKFASDRLSNQQKLALSRNPHGSVQALFEDCATAAADRLIAAHGGPAWDEKAFRTLYDKVRADLVDLTVRTIDQVQQILAAWQACERRLKATNSLTLVANVADVREQLARLVPSGFVTATGLRRLPDLMRYLVAADRRLQQMPTGAQRDTTRMEKVHEMQDEYAWLLEQFPQGRPVPQEVRDVRWMIEELRVSYFAHALGTAFPVSDKRIVKAIDALAP, from the coding sequence ATGTCTACTTCCTTCGCCGATCTCCAGTCCCAGTTCGGACAGCTCTCGCTCCGCGACGCGAACCGGCTCGGCCGGCGCCTCGAAGGCGCGCGCCGCATCCGCAAGCCCGAGGCCCGCCAGTCCGTGCTGGACGAGATCGCGGCCGAGGCGGGCAGGGCGGCCGAACGGCTCGCGGCGCGCGCGGCCCGGCTGCCGGCCCTGTCGTACCCGGACGAGCTGCCCGTCAGCCAGAAGAAGGACGAGATCCTGGAGGCGATACGCGACCACCAGGTCGTGATCGTCGCCGGGGAGACGGGGTCCGGGAAGACCACGCAGCTCCCCAAGATCTGTATGGAGCTGGGGCGCGGCGTCCGGGGCATGATCGGGCACACCCAGCCCCGCCGGATCGCCGCCCGCACGGTCGCGGAGCGCGTCGCGGACGAGCTGAGGACACCGCTGGGCGAGACCGTCGGCTGGAAGGTCCGCTTCACCGACCAGGTGAACCCGGAGTCGACGTATCTGAAGGTGATGACGGACGGCATCCTGCTCGCGGAGATCCAGACGGACCGCGAACTGCTGGCGTACGACACGATCATCATCGACGAGGCCCACGAGCGGTCGCTCAACATCGACTTCCTGCTCGGCTATCTGGCCCGGCTGCTGCCCCGCCGCCCCGACCTGAAGGTCGTCATCACCTCGGCGACCATCGACCCGGAGCGGTTCGCGCGCCACTTCGGGGACGCCCCGATCGTGGAGGTCAGCGGGCGGACGTATCCGGTGGAGGTCAGGTACCGCCCCCTCCTCGAAGAGGACAGCGAGGATGCCGACCGCGACCAGATCACCGCGATCTGCGACGCCGTGGACGAGCTGGGCCACGAGGCCCCCGGTGACATCCTGGTCTTCCTCTCCGGTGAGCGCGAGATCCGGGACACGGCGGACGCGCTCAACAAGCGGAACCTCCGGCACACCGAGGTGCTCCCCCTCTACGCCCGCCTCTCCCACGCCGAGCAGCACCGCGTCTTCCAGCGCCACACGGGCCGCCGCATCGTGCTGGCGACCAACGTGGCCGAGACCTCGCTGACGGTCCCCGGCATCAAGTACGTGATCGATCCGGGCACCGCCCGTATCTCCCGCTACAGCCACCGCACCAAGGTCCAGCGGCTGCCGATCGAGCGGATCTCCCGGGCCAGCGCCAACCAGCGCAAGGGCCGCTGCGGCCGTACGTCGGACGGCATCTGCATCCGGCTCTACTCCGAGGACGACTTCCTCACCCGGCCGGAGTTCACCGACGCGGAGATCCTGCGGACCAACCTGGCCTCCGTCATCCTCCAGATGACCGCCGCCGGGCTCGGGGACATCGAGAAGTTCCCGTTCATCGACCCGCCGGACCACCGCAACATCCGCGACGGCGTGCAGCTCCTCCAGGAGCTGGGCGCTCTCGATCCCGGTGAGAAGGATCCGAAGAAGAGGCTGACGCCCCTCGGCCGCAAACTCTCCCAGCTGCCCGTGGACCCGCGCCTGGCCCGGATGGTCATCGAGGCCGACCGCAACGGCTGCGCCCGCGAGGTCATGGTGATCGCCGCCGCGCTCTCCATCCAGGACCCGCGCGAGCGGCCCGCCGAGAAGCAGACGCAGGCGGACCAGCAGCACGCCCGGTTCAAGGACGAGACCTCCGACTTCCTGGCGTACCTGAACCTCTGGGCGTACGTCCGCGAGCAGCAGAAGGAGCGCGGCTCGTCCTCGTTCCGCCGGATGTGCAAGCAGGAGTACCTGAACTTCCTGCGCATCCGCGAGTGGCAGGACATCTACGCGCAGCTGCGTACGGTGGCCAAGCAGATGGGCATCACCGTCGAGGAGCCCAAGGCGGACGCGCCCGTTCCGGAGCAGGCGGTGCACACCTCGCTGCTGGCCGGTCTGCTGTCGCACATCGGGCTCAAGGACACCGAGAAGAACGAGTACCTGGGCGCGCGCAGCGCCAAGTTCGCGATCTTCCCCGGCTCGGCGCTGTTCAAGAAGCAGCCCCGGTTCGTGATGTCGGCGGAGCTGGTGGAGACCTCCCGGCTGTGGGCGCGGGTGAACGCCAAGGTCGAGCCCGAGTGGATCGAACCGCTGGCCCAGCACCTGGTGAAGCGGACGTACAGCGAGCCGCACTGGGAGAAGGACCGGGCGGCGGTGATGGCGTACGAGCGGGTCACCCTCTACGGCGTGCCGATCGTCGCCCAGCGCAAGGTCAATTTCGGCCGGATCGACCAGGAGGCGTCGCGGGACCTGTTCATCCGCAACGCCCTGGTCGAGGGCGACTGGCGCACCCACCACCAGTTCTTCCATGACAATCGCAAACTCCTCGGCGAGGTCGAGGAGTTGGAGCACCGGGCCCGCCGCCGCGACATCCTCGTGGACGACGAGACGCTGTTCGACTTCTACGATCAGCGGATTCCCGAGCACATCGTCTCGGGGGCGCACTTCGACTCCTGGTGGAAGACCAGGAAGCGCGAGGAGCCGGACGCCCTCGACTTCGAGCGCTCCATGCTCATCAACGAGAAGGCGGGGGCCGTCACCAAGGACGACTACCCGGACTCCTGGCGGCAGGGGAAGCTCAAGTTCAAGGTGACGTACCAGTTCGAGCCCGGTACGGACGCGGACGGCGTGACCGTCCACGTGCCGCTCCAGGTGCTCAACCAGGTCACCTCCGAGGGCTTCGACTGGCAGATCCCGGGGCTGCGCGAGGAGGTCGTCACCGAGCTGATCCGCTCGCTGCCGAAGCCGATCCGCCGGCACTACGTCCCGGCGCCGAACTACGCCGACAAGTTCCTGGACCGGGCGGTCCCGCTCCAGGAGCCGCTGCCCGTCACGCTGGCGCGGGAGCTCCAGCGGATGGTCGGCGTACCGGTCACGGCCGACGACTTCGACCTCTCCCGCGTCCCGGACCACCTCAAGATCACGTTCCGGATCGTCGACGAGCGGCGGCGCCGGGTCGCGGAGGGCAAGGACCTGGAGGCGCTGAAGCTCACGCTGCGCCCGAAGGCCCGCCAGGCGCTCTCCCAGGCCGCCGCGGCGACCGCGGGCCCCTCCGGTGAGTCCATCGAACGCTCGGGGCTCACGGACTGGACGATCGGCACCCTGGACAAGGTCTTCGAGACCCGTCGCGCCGGACAGCCGGTGAAGGCGTACCCGGCCCTCGTCGACCAGGGCGCCACCGTGGCCGTACGCCTCTTCGACACCGAGGCCGAGCAGCAGCAGGCGATGTGGCGCGGCACCCGGCGGCTGATCATGCTGAACATCCCGGTGAACCCGGCGAAGTTCGCCTCGGACCGGCTGAGCAACCAGCAGAAGCTGGCGCTGTCCCGCAACCCGCACGGCTCGGTGCAGGCCCTCTTCGAGGACTGCGCCACCGCCGCGGCCGACCGGCTGATCGCCGCGCACGGCGGGCCCGCGTGGGACGAGAAGGCGTTCCGGACGCTCTACGACAAGGTGCGGGCGGACCTGGTGGACCTGACCGTCCGCACGATCGACCAGGTGCAGCAGATCCTGGCCGCCTGGCAGGCGTGCGAGCGGCGGCTGAAGGCGACCAACAGCCTGACGCTGGTGGCCAACGTCGCCGATGTGCGCGAGCAGCTGGCCCGTCTCGTGCCCTCCGGTTTCGTCACGGCCACCGGGCTGCGCCGGCTGCCGGACCTGATGCGGTACCTGGTGGCGGCCGACCGGCGGCTCCAGCAGATGCCGACGGGCGCCCAGCGGGACACCACGCGGATGGAGAAGGTCCACGAGATGCAGGACGAGTACGCCTGGCTCCTCGAACAGTTCCCGCAGGGGCGGCCGGTGCCGCAGGAGGTGCGGGACGTCCGCTGGATGATCGAGGAGCTGCGCGTCAGCTACTTCGCCCACGCGCTGGGCACCGCGTTCCCCGTCTCGGACAAGCGGATCGTGAAGGCGATCGACGCCCTGGCGCCCTGA
- a CDS encoding metallophosphoesterase translates to MVRVPFRAAADRVRHRLSQLARPKPGRSNSGSQEPGGPNPGSPAPGRPPRRAPAGSRPSRTGAAVPGDLTAPARHRPFLRALGMLAVVVLGAWLGLLAVGSIRTPVGPMDTNMTLRPSLTGGSKINVAPLGALELDSHSAPLRLDVDVDRLDPERSQALVDWPERFSHLQDEVTRDVAAGTRELAVRSCVAVVSGAAALGLVVYRRPRRALAAGGIALTLLAASGVSAYATWNPKSVLEPKFSGLLSSAPSLVGDARSIVTEFDIYQRELARLVTNVTKLYDATSTLPVYQPDPGTIRVLHVSDIHLNPAAWHIIASLVEQYEIDVIVDSGDTMDHGSAPENSFLDPVRDLGAPYVWVRGNHDSPVTQAYLEKFENVRVLDGGAAVNIGGLRIAGTGDASFTPDRTGPGGNKEAARLEGMRLASALRDQQHAGTPVDIAVAHDPNTARETDGTVPLVLSGHYHRRINEQLKLGTRLKVEGSTGGGGLRAVQNEKPEKVHASVLYMDRSTRRLQAWDEITLGGLGLTTAEVSRHLPEENLKEGGPVSPTPSPSSSPSAGASPGRPAGRPTPSP, encoded by the coding sequence ATGGTCCGCGTCCCGTTCCGTGCCGCAGCCGACCGCGTCCGGCACCGCCTCAGCCAGCTCGCCCGCCCCAAGCCCGGACGCTCGAACTCCGGCAGTCAGGAGCCCGGCGGCCCGAACCCCGGCAGCCCCGCGCCCGGCCGCCCGCCGCGACGCGCCCCGGCCGGCTCCCGCCCGTCCCGGACCGGGGCGGCGGTCCCCGGCGACCTGACCGCCCCCGCCCGCCACCGCCCCTTCCTCCGCGCCCTCGGCATGCTCGCCGTCGTCGTGCTGGGGGCCTGGCTCGGACTGCTCGCGGTCGGCAGCATCCGTACGCCGGTCGGCCCCATGGACACCAACATGACGCTGCGCCCCTCCCTCACCGGCGGCAGCAAGATCAACGTGGCCCCGCTCGGGGCGCTGGAGCTGGACTCCCACAGCGCGCCGCTCCGGCTCGACGTGGACGTGGACCGGCTCGACCCCGAACGCTCGCAGGCCCTGGTCGACTGGCCGGAACGGTTCTCCCACCTGCAGGACGAGGTCACCCGTGACGTCGCCGCCGGCACACGCGAACTGGCCGTGCGCTCCTGCGTCGCCGTCGTCTCCGGGGCCGCCGCGCTCGGCCTGGTCGTCTACCGCCGCCCCCGCCGCGCCCTGGCCGCCGGCGGGATCGCCCTCACCCTGCTGGCCGCGTCGGGCGTCAGCGCGTACGCCACCTGGAACCCGAAGTCCGTCCTGGAGCCGAAGTTCTCCGGGCTGCTCTCCAGCGCCCCGTCCCTGGTCGGCGACGCGCGCTCCATCGTCACCGAGTTCGACATCTACCAGCGGGAGCTGGCCCGCCTGGTCACCAACGTCACCAAGCTGTACGACGCGACCTCCACGCTCCCCGTCTACCAGCCCGACCCCGGCACCATCCGGGTCCTGCACGTCTCCGACATCCATCTGAACCCGGCCGCCTGGCACATCATCGCCTCGCTCGTCGAGCAGTACGAGATCGACGTCATCGTCGATTCCGGCGACACCATGGACCACGGGTCCGCCCCCGAGAACAGCTTCCTCGATCCGGTCCGCGACCTCGGCGCGCCCTACGTCTGGGTGCGCGGCAACCACGACTCCCCCGTCACCCAGGCGTATCTGGAGAAGTTCGAGAACGTGCGCGTCCTGGACGGCGGCGCGGCGGTGAACATCGGCGGCCTGCGGATCGCGGGCACCGGCGACGCCTCGTTCACCCCGGACCGGACCGGCCCCGGCGGCAACAAGGAGGCCGCCCGGCTGGAGGGCATGCGGCTGGCCTCCGCGCTGCGCGACCAGCAGCACGCGGGCACCCCGGTGGACATCGCCGTCGCGCACGACCCGAACACCGCCCGCGAGACCGACGGCACGGTCCCGCTGGTGCTGTCCGGCCACTACCACCGCCGGATCAACGAGCAGCTGAAGCTCGGCACCCGGCTGAAGGTCGAGGGCTCCACGGGCGGCGGCGGCCTGCGCGCCGTGCAGAACGAGAAGCCCGAGAAGGTGCACGCGTCGGTGCTCTACATGGACCGCTCGACCCGCCGCCTCCAGGCGTGGGACGAGATCACCCTGGGCGGTCTCGGACTGACGACCGCCGAGGTCAGCCGCCATCTCCCGGAGGAGAACCTCAAGGAGGGCGGCCCCGTCTCCCCCACCCCTTCGCCGTCCTCCTCCCCCTCCGCGGGAGCCTCGCCGGGCCGCCCCGCAGGGCGCCCCACCCCGTCGCCGTAA
- a CDS encoding metallopeptidase family protein — protein MLEMTREQFEELVSQALDRIPPELTRLMDNVAVFVEDEPDPGDPDLLGLYEGTPLTDRGEWYAGVLPDRITIYRGPTLRMCETHEDVVAETEITVVHEIAHHFGIDDERLHALGYG, from the coding sequence GTGCTGGAGATGACGCGCGAACAGTTCGAAGAGCTGGTGAGCCAGGCTCTGGACCGGATTCCGCCGGAGCTGACGCGGCTGATGGACAACGTGGCGGTGTTCGTCGAGGACGAACCGGACCCCGGCGACCCCGACCTGCTCGGTCTCTACGAGGGCACCCCGCTCACCGATCGCGGTGAGTGGTACGCCGGGGTGCTGCCGGACCGGATCACCATCTACCGGGGCCCCACGCTGCGGATGTGCGAGACCCACGAGGACGTCGTCGCGGAGACCGAGATCACCGTGGTCCACGAGATCGCCCACCACTTCGGCATCGACGACGAGCGGCTGCACGCCCTGGGCTACGGATGA
- a CDS encoding CrcB family protein — translation MSERDPQEPPRSREPQGAREPRESQRLRERQEACGPQEPPDRQQPPEPVPPAAVPQGRVLAAVAAGGALGALARYGALVLWPGAGGFPWTVFAVNVSGCALIGVLMVLTVERRRITHPLVRPFLGVGVLGGYTTFSTYAADVSGLLARQEVAVAMAYAAATAVAALAAVWAAAAAARAALDRGARTAARDAGRTA, via the coding sequence ATGAGCGAGCGGGACCCGCAGGAGCCGCCGCGGTCGCGGGAGCCGCAGGGGGCGCGGGAGCCCCGCGAGTCGCAGCGGTTGCGGGAGCGCCAGGAGGCGTGTGGCCCGCAGGAGCCGCCGGACCGGCAGCAGCCGCCGGAGCCCGTCCCGCCCGCCGCCGTCCCGCAGGGCCGGGTGCTGGCGGCGGTCGCGGCCGGCGGCGCGCTGGGGGCGCTCGCCCGGTACGGGGCACTGGTGCTGTGGCCCGGCGCGGGCGGCTTCCCCTGGACCGTGTTCGCGGTCAACGTGAGCGGCTGCGCCCTGATCGGGGTGCTGATGGTGCTGACCGTCGAGCGGCGCCGGATCACGCATCCGCTGGTACGGCCCTTCCTCGGGGTCGGAGTGCTCGGCGGCTACACGACCTTCTCGACGTACGCGGCGGACGTCTCGGGCCTGCTGGCCCGTCAGGAGGTCGCGGTGGCGATGGCGTACGCGGCGGCGACGGCGGTGGCCGCGCTCGCCGCCGTGTGGGCGGCGGCAGCCGCGGCGCGGGCCGCGCTGGACCGGGGCGCGCGGACGGCCGCGCGGGATGCGGGGCGGACGGCGTGA
- a CDS encoding DEAD/DEAH box helicase, whose translation MPENVDSDQLAELVESAVTEAPAGATAPAAEKSVADFVADQQSADEPSADQQDTAKADDSSAAAQAEEPAAEVEDAADAEPTITFSDLGLPEGIVRKLAQNGVTTPFPIQAATIPDALAGKDILGRGRTGSGKTLSFGLPTLAALSGGRTEKKKPRAVILTPTRELAMQVADALQPYGDVLGLKMKVVCGGTSMGNQIYALERGVDVLVATPGRLRDIINRGACSLEDVQVAVLDEADQMSDLGFLPEVTELLDQVPAGGQRMLFSATMENEIGTLVKRYLSNPVTHEVDSAQGNVTTMSHHVLVVKPKDKAPVTAAIAARKGRTIIFVRTQLGADRIAEQLIESGVKADALHGGMTQGARTRVLEDFKKGYVNALVATDVAARGIHVDGIDLVLNVDPAGDHKDYLHRSGRTARAGKSGVVVSLALPHQRRQIFRLMEDAGVDASRHIVQGAGVFEPEVAEITGARSLTEVQADSANNAAKQAEREAADLTKQLERVQRRAVELREEADRLVARAARERGDDPEAAVAEVAAEAEAALVAAVSVPEQPAARDEQRRDERGNYERRDNRGGDRGGYRGGNDRSSGGFRSGGSDRRDDRGGRSFERRDNDRPSFNRDRRDDRPSGGFRSGGSDRRDDRGGRSFERRDNDRPSFNRDRRDDRPSGGFRSGGNDRRDDRGGRSFERRDNDRPSFNRDRRDDRPSGGFRSGGSDRPFNRDRRDDRPSGGFRSGGSDRPTGRRDDHRGANTGTNTGSFGRRDDKPRWKRNG comes from the coding sequence ATGCCCGAGAACGTCGACAGCGACCAGCTCGCCGAGCTGGTCGAGTCCGCCGTGACCGAGGCCCCCGCCGGTGCGACCGCCCCGGCCGCCGAGAAGTCCGTCGCGGACTTCGTCGCCGACCAGCAGTCCGCCGACGAGCCGTCCGCCGACCAGCAGGACACGGCGAAGGCCGACGACTCGTCCGCCGCCGCGCAGGCCGAGGAGCCCGCCGCCGAGGTCGAGGACGCCGCCGACGCCGAGCCGACCATCACCTTCAGCGACCTGGGCCTGCCCGAGGGCATCGTCCGCAAGCTCGCGCAGAACGGCGTGACGACCCCCTTCCCGATCCAGGCGGCGACCATCCCGGACGCCCTGGCCGGCAAGGACATCCTGGGCCGCGGCCGTACGGGCTCCGGCAAGACCCTCTCCTTCGGCCTGCCGACGCTGGCCGCGCTGTCCGGCGGCCGCACGGAGAAGAAGAAGCCCCGCGCGGTCATCCTCACCCCGACCCGCGAGCTGGCGATGCAGGTCGCGGACGCGCTGCAGCCGTACGGCGACGTCCTCGGCCTCAAGATGAAGGTCGTCTGCGGCGGTACGTCGATGGGCAACCAGATCTACGCCCTGGAGCGCGGCGTCGACGTCCTCGTCGCCACTCCGGGCCGCCTGCGCGACATCATCAACCGCGGCGCCTGCTCCCTGGAGGACGTCCAGGTCGCCGTCCTCGACGAGGCCGACCAGATGTCGGACCTGGGCTTCCTGCCCGAGGTCACCGAGCTGCTCGACCAGGTCCCCGCCGGCGGTCAGCGGATGCTCTTCTCCGCCACCATGGAGAACGAGATCGGCACGCTGGTCAAGCGCTACCTCTCGAACCCGGTCACGCACGAGGTCGACAGCGCCCAGGGCAACGTCACGACCATGTCGCACCACGTCCTCGTCGTGAAGCCGAAGGACAAGGCGCCCGTCACGGCCGCGATCGCCGCCCGCAAGGGCCGCACGATCATCTTCGTCCGCACCCAGCTGGGCGCCGACCGCATCGCCGAGCAGCTCATCGAGTCCGGTGTGAAGGCCGACGCGCTGCACGGCGGCATGACCCAGGGCGCCCGTACGCGGGTCCTGGAGGACTTCAAGAAGGGTTACGTCAACGCGCTCGTCGCCACCGACGTGGCCGCCCGAGGCATCCACGTCGACGGCATCGACCTGGTCCTGAACGTGGACCCGGCCGGCGACCACAAGGACTACCTGCACCGCTCGGGCCGTACCGCCCGTGCCGGCAAGTCCGGTGTCGTCGTCTCGCTGGCGCTCCCGCACCAGCGCCGCCAGATCTTCCGCCTGATGGAGGACGCGGGCGTCGACGCCTCGCGCCACATCGTCCAGGGCGCGGGCGTCTTCGAGCCGGAGGTCGCCGAGATCACCGGTGCCCGCTCGCTCACCGAGGTCCAGGCCGACTCCGCGAACAACGCCGCCAAGCAGGCCGAGCGCGAGGCCGCCGACCTGACGAAGCAGCTGGAGCGGGTCCAGCGCCGCGCCGTCGAGCTGCGCGAGGAGGCCGACCGCCTGGTCGCCCGCGCCGCGCGCGAGCGGGGTGACGACCCCGAGGCCGCGGTGGCCGAGGTGGCCGCCGAGGCCGAGGCCGCCCTCGTGGCAGCCGTCTCCGTCCCCGAGCAGCCGGCCGCCCGCGACGAGCAGCGCCGCGACGAGCGGGGCAACTACGAGCGCCGCGACAACCGCGGTGGCGACCGTGGCGGCTACCGGGGCGGCAACGACCGCTCGTCGGGTGGTTTCCGTTCCGGCGGCAGCGACCGTCGTGACGACCGTGGTGGCCGTTCCTTCGAGCGTCGGGACAACGACCGTCCGTCGTTCAACCGCGACCGCCGCGACGACCGCCCCTCCGGTGGTTTCCGTTCCGGCGGCAGCGACCGTCGTGACGACCGTGGTGGCCGTTCCTTCGAGCGTCGGGACAACGACCGTCCGTCGTTCAACCGCGACCGCCGCGACGACCGCCCCTCCGGTGGTTTCCGTTCCGGTGGCAACGACCGTCGTGACGACCGTGGTGGCCGTTCCTTCGAGCGTCGGGACAACGACCGTCCGTCGTTCAACCGCGACCGCCGCGACGACCGCCCCTCCGGTGGCTTCCGCTCCGGCGGCAGCGACCGCCCGTTCAACCGCGACCGCCGCGACGACCGCCCCTCGGGCGGCTTCCGCTCCGGCGGCAGCGACCGCCCCACCGGCCGTCGTGACGACCACCGCGGCGCCAACACCGGCACCAACACCGGCTCCTTCGGCCGCCGCGACGACAAGCCGCGCTGGAAGCGCAACGGCTGA
- a CDS encoding cytochrome c biogenesis CcdA family protein translates to MTADIGYFAAFLGGLLALVSPCSALLLPAFFAYSIDSASRLLARTGIFYAGLATTLVPLGAAGSYAGRLFYGHRDALVTGAGWLIIALGVAQIVGLGFASRRMAELSGRIRPTTAFSVYALGAVYGLAGFCAGPILGSVLTVAAVSGSPVYGGLLLAVYALGMAVPLFVLALLWERFDLGRRTWLRGRTVRLGRFELHTTSLLSGLFFIGLGALFLVYDGTTALPGLLGVDDSFAVEQWAQRLGERVPDLAALAGAVLPALLVLGVRARRRRGADVAHEAQAEGTEETEKV, encoded by the coding sequence GTGACGGCGGACATCGGCTACTTCGCCGCCTTCCTCGGCGGGCTGCTCGCCCTGGTCAGCCCGTGCAGCGCGCTGCTGCTGCCGGCGTTCTTCGCGTACTCCATCGACTCCGCCTCCCGGCTGCTGGCCCGTACCGGCATCTTCTACGCCGGGCTCGCCACCACCCTCGTCCCGCTCGGCGCGGCCGGTTCGTACGCGGGGCGGCTGTTCTACGGCCACCGCGACGCCCTCGTCACCGGCGCGGGATGGCTGATCATCGCGCTCGGCGTGGCGCAGATCGTCGGCCTCGGCTTCGCCTCGCGGCGGATGGCCGAGCTCAGCGGACGTATCCGCCCGACCACCGCGTTCTCCGTCTACGCCCTCGGCGCGGTCTACGGCCTGGCCGGCTTCTGCGCGGGCCCGATCCTCGGCAGCGTCCTGACCGTGGCGGCGGTCAGCGGCAGCCCGGTCTACGGCGGGCTGCTGCTGGCGGTGTACGCGCTCGGCATGGCGGTCCCGCTGTTCGTGCTCGCCCTGCTCTGGGAACGTTTCGACCTGGGCCGCCGGACCTGGCTGCGCGGCCGGACCGTCCGGCTCGGCCGGTTCGAGCTGCACACCACGTCGCTGCTGTCGGGCCTGTTCTTCATCGGGCTCGGCGCGCTGTTCCTCGTGTACGACGGGACGACCGCGCTGCCCGGTCTGCTGGGGGTCGACGACTCGTTCGCGGTCGAGCAGTGGGCGCAGCGGCTCGGCGAGCGGGTGCCGGACCTGGCGGCGCTGGCCGGGGCGGTGCTGCCGGCGCTGCTGGTCCTGGGCGTACGGGCCCGGCGGCGGCGGGGCGCGGACGTCGCACACGAAGCGCAGGCCGAGGGAACCGAGGAAACCGAGAAGGTGTGA
- a CDS encoding CrcB family protein: protein MTWLLVAIGGAVGAPLRYLTDRAVRARQGPGVPYVFPWGTFAANTAGSLLLGVLTGAAVSSPAHALLATGLCGALTTYSTFSYETLRLAETGRAFLAAANVLASLLAGLGAVFLGVELAGGAGG from the coding sequence GTGACCTGGCTGCTGGTGGCGATCGGCGGGGCGGTGGGCGCGCCCCTGCGCTATCTGACGGACCGTGCGGTGCGGGCGCGCCAGGGGCCGGGCGTGCCGTACGTCTTCCCGTGGGGCACCTTCGCGGCGAACACCGCGGGCAGCCTGCTGCTCGGCGTGCTGACCGGCGCGGCGGTCTCCTCCCCGGCGCACGCGCTGCTGGCGACGGGCCTGTGCGGGGCGCTGACGACGTACTCGACGTTCTCGTACGAGACCCTCCGCCTGGCCGAGACGGGCCGCGCCTTCCTGGCCGCGGCCAACGTGCTCGCCTCCCTGCTGGCGGGCCTGGGCGCGGTGTTCCTGGGGGTGGAACTGGCGGGCGGGGCCGGGGGGTAG
- a CDS encoding thioredoxin domain-containing protein — protein MPTPQKPASTPSKSSRKPLVYGAVVVVAAGLLGFASYKATSPDDSSKDTAATAPAAEVSADPSEGVYPELAELARRDAGDKLAIGRADAPVVMIEYADFKCGYCGKFARDTEPELIEKYVEDGTLRIEWRNFPIFGEESENAARAAWAAGQQNRFWEFHAAAYAEGAKEKGFGRNRIKGLALEAGVKDLDRFMKDLDGDAARAAVKKDQEQGYGIGATSTPSFLINGRPIAGAQPDETFTRAIEAAAEQAKATGAAGQAGKPAK, from the coding sequence ATGCCCACGCCCCAGAAGCCCGCGTCCACCCCGTCGAAGTCCTCCCGCAAGCCCCTCGTCTACGGCGCGGTGGTCGTGGTGGCCGCCGGCCTCCTCGGCTTCGCCTCGTACAAGGCCACCTCCCCCGACGACTCCTCGAAGGACACCGCCGCCACGGCACCCGCCGCCGAGGTCTCCGCCGACCCGAGCGAGGGCGTCTACCCGGAGCTGGCCGAGCTCGCCCGGCGGGACGCGGGCGACAAGCTGGCCATCGGCCGTGCCGACGCGCCCGTCGTCATGATCGAGTACGCCGACTTCAAGTGCGGCTACTGCGGCAAGTTCGCCCGCGACACCGAGCCGGAACTGATCGAGAAGTACGTGGAGGACGGCACGCTCCGCATCGAGTGGCGCAACTTCCCGATCTTCGGCGAGGAGTCCGAGAACGCCGCACGGGCCGCCTGGGCCGCCGGGCAGCAGAACCGCTTCTGGGAGTTCCACGCCGCCGCCTACGCCGAGGGGGCGAAGGAGAAGGGCTTCGGCAGGAACCGGATCAAGGGGCTCGCGCTGGAGGCCGGGGTGAAGGACCTGGACCGGTTCATGAAGGACCTCGACGGCGACGCGGCCCGTGCGGCGGTCAAGAAGGACCAGGAACAGGGGTACGGGATCGGCGCCACGTCCACCCCGTCGTTCCTGATCAACGGCCGCCCGATCGCGGGAGCCCAGCCGGACGAGACGTTCACCCGCGCCATCGAGGCCGCCGCCGAGCAGGCGAAGGCGACCGGCGCGGCGGGCCAGGCCGGGAAGCCCGCCAAGTGA